The genome window AAGAAGCGTTCTCAGTTGCAATGGTTACTGACGTAGGTGGCGTTGATGATAAATCATTCAACCAATCTGCTTGGGAAGGTGTTCAAGCTTACGGTAAAGAACATGACCTAAAAAAAGGTGATGGTGGCTTTGACTACTTACAATCAAAATCAGACGCAGACTATGATTCAAATTTAAACGCATTATTACGTCGTGACTTTAACTTAATCTACGGTATTGGTTTCATGATGGAAGACGCTATAGCTGCAGTAGCTGAAGAAAATCCAGATAATAATTTCGCAATCATTGACGCTGAAGTAAAAGCAGACAATGTAGTATCTGTACTGTTCAAAGAGCAAGAAGGTGCTTACTTAGCTGGTGTAGCTGCTGCGAAAATGTCTAAATCAGGTAAAATTGGTTTTGTAGGTGGCGTAGATATTCCAGTTATCAACCGCTTCCACGCTGGTTTCGTTGAAGGTGCAAAAGCTGTAAATCCAGATATCGAAATTAAAGTAAAATACACTGGTGCATTTGATAAAGCTGACCTTGGTAAAGTTACTGCAAACAGCATGTACTCTTCAGGTGTAGATGTTATCTTCCACGCTGCTGGTGCAACTGGTAACGGTGTATTCTCTGAAGCAAAGGAACGTAAGAAAAAAGATCCTAATGCAAACATTTGGGTAATCGGAGTAGATGCTGACCAATACGAAGAAGGTAAAGTAGACGACAAAACAAATGTAACTTTAACTTCTATGTTAAAAGGTGTTAACACAGCAGTTGTAGATATTTCAAATAAAGCGAAAAACGGTGAATTCCCAGGTGGCGAAACGCTTACTTATGGCTTAGCTGAAGACGGAGTGAAACTTGCGGATTCTCGTGGTGCGATCCCAGAAGATGTTCAAACTGTCATTGACGAATATAAAGAAAAAATTGCTAAGGGTGAAATCAAAGTTCCAGAAAAAGCGGAAAAATAATTCATCTTTTGATCATCATAAGGGACTTTTAGAAGACCCTTATGATGATTTTTCAATCTATCGTTATATTTCGACTATTTACAATACTCTGTTTGACTCTATTTATCATTACCATAGAGGTAGTAATTTTATATGAGTTTATCGCAAGAATAGTAATGATGGTATCAAGTTAATAGAAGAAAGGTTTCTAACGATGACCTTTCCTGTATTAATTTATCTTCATTCAGCAAATATTTAATATCTACCTCTATTGGTGGGACAAGATATACGTGAATTTTTTGTTAATAGGGTACATAATGCCCACTGAACGAAGATAGAACCTCTGGCTGAAGTCATTGTTGTCCAAAGTGAAAAACTTTGAGCTAACAGTGACAATGGCTAGTATTTAGATTAGTTTATTAGTATCGACAAAATAATTAAAATTAAGTTTGTCTCAAACAAATCTAAATAACATTTCAATAACTGGACGCATTGTTTATCTGCGCGAAAGCGAAGTGTTAACGAAGCGTCAGTGGCAAAGCGAAAACAAAGCGACAGCCACAATTACGCCAAGGCGAAATTGATAAAAGTGCCTATTAAGGGAGTGACAAAATTGGAATACGTGATTGAGATGCTAGGAATCCGCAAAGAATTCGGTGATTTCGTGGCGAATGATAACATCACCCTCCAACTGAAAAAAGGCGAAATCCATGCATTACTTGGTGAAAATGGTGCAGGTAAATCGACTTTAATGAACGTACTTTTTGGTTTGTATCAACCAGAGGGTGGCGAAATTCGAGTTCGTGGGAAGGCTGTTAAAATTACAAACCCAAATGTGGCCAATGATTTAGGGATTGGTATGGTCCATCAACACTTTATGTTAGTGGAAAATTTTACAGTGACAGAGAACATTATTTTAGGTTCTGAACCTACAAAAATGGGAATTATCAACATTAAAGATGCAGCAAAGAAAGTACAAGCACTTTCTGAAAAATATGGTTTAGATGTTGATCCATATGCCAAAATCGAGGATATTACTGTGGGGATGCAACAGCGTGTTGAAATTTTAAAAACACTATACCGTGGTGCCGAAATTTTAATCTTTGACGAGCCTACTGCATCTTTAACACCACAGGAGATTACAGAGCTTATTCAGATCATGCGCCGCTTAATTGCAGAGGGCAAATCAATTATTTTAATTACCCATAAGCTAAAGGAAATTATGGAAGTCTCTGACCGTGTGACGATTATCCGAAAAGGTGAAGGGATTGGAACGGTTATAACTGCTGAAACAAACCCTAACCAATTAGCTGAAATGATGGTAGGTCGTCAAGTTGAATTTAAAACAGAAAAAACAGAAGCAAAACCAACTGATGAAGTGCTTACAATCGAAAACTTAGTTGTTACAGACTACCGTAATATCGATAAAGTAAAAGGCTTGAACTTAAAAGTACGTAAAGGTGAAATAGTTGGTATTGCGGGTATCGATGGCAACGGACAATCTGAGTTAATCGAAGCCATTACTGGCCTACGTAAAATAAAGAATGGTAACGTTAAATTAAATGGCAAAGATATTACAAATATGAAACCTCGAAAAATTACTGAGGAAGGCGTTGGGCATATCCCGCAAGACCGCCATAAGCACGGTTTAGTATTAGATTTCCCAATTGGCCATAATATCGTACTGCAAACATATTACCAATCTCCAATTGCTAAGGGCTTTGTCATGGACTACAACAAGGTGTCTGAAAAAGCGCGCCAAGTTATCGAAGAGTATGATGTACGTACTGGTAATGGTGAAATGACACCGGCTCGTGCCCTTTCAGGCGGGAACCAACAAAAAGCGATTATCGGTCGTGAAATTGATCGTAATCCAGACTTATTGATTGCGGCACTCCCAACACGTGGTCTTGACGTAGGGGCAATTGAATTTATTCACTCTCGCCTTATCGAGCAACGTGATAAAGGAAAAGCAGTACTGTTAATTTCATTTGAATTAGATGAGGTCATGAATGTTTCGGACCGTATTGCTGTTATATATGATGGTCAAATTGTGGATGAATTAAACCCAAAAGAAACAACAGAACAAGAGCTTGGCCTATTAATGGCAGGACAAAGTAATAAAAATAACATAAATGATGCGAAGGAGGGGAACGACTAATGTCAAATCGTGTCATTAATATACTCGTTCCTATCATCTCTATCATTATCGGTTTAATTGTTGGTGCTATCGTAATGGTAGTCAGCGGCTATGACCCAGTACAAGGTTATATTGCCCTTTGGACAGGTATTTTTGGAGATTCATATTCAATTGGGAACACAATCCGTCAAATTACACCGTACCTATTGGCAGGTCTTGCAGTGGCATTTGCCTTCCGCACAGGTTTATTCAA of Lysinibacillus agricola contains these proteins:
- a CDS encoding BMP family lipoprotein is translated as MVTDVGGVDDKSFNQSAWEGVQAYGKEHDLKKGDGGFDYLQSKSDADYDSNLNALLRRDFNLIYGIGFMMEDAIAAVAEENPDNNFAIIDAEVKADNVVSVLFKEQEGAYLAGVAAAKMSKSGKIGFVGGVDIPVINRFHAGFVEGAKAVNPDIEIKVKYTGAFDKADLGKVTANSMYSSGVDVIFHAAGATGNGVFSEAKERKKKDPNANIWVIGVDADQYEEGKVDDKTNVTLTSMLKGVNTAVVDISNKAKNGEFPGGETLTYGLAEDGVKLADSRGAIPEDVQTVIDEYKEKIAKGEIKVPEKAEK
- a CDS encoding ABC transporter ATP-binding protein, yielding MEYVIEMLGIRKEFGDFVANDNITLQLKKGEIHALLGENGAGKSTLMNVLFGLYQPEGGEIRVRGKAVKITNPNVANDLGIGMVHQHFMLVENFTVTENIILGSEPTKMGIINIKDAAKKVQALSEKYGLDVDPYAKIEDITVGMQQRVEILKTLYRGAEILIFDEPTASLTPQEITELIQIMRRLIAEGKSIILITHKLKEIMEVSDRVTIIRKGEGIGTVITAETNPNQLAEMMVGRQVEFKTEKTEAKPTDEVLTIENLVVTDYRNIDKVKGLNLKVRKGEIVGIAGIDGNGQSELIEAITGLRKIKNGNVKLNGKDITNMKPRKITEEGVGHIPQDRHKHGLVLDFPIGHNIVLQTYYQSPIAKGFVMDYNKVSEKARQVIEEYDVRTGNGEMTPARALSGGNQQKAIIGREIDRNPDLLIAALPTRGLDVGAIEFIHSRLIEQRDKGKAVLLISFELDEVMNVSDRIAVIYDGQIVDELNPKETTEQELGLLMAGQSNKNNINDAKEGND